The bacterium genome contains the following window.
TATGTAATAGATGCTGATGGAAAGAATTTAAAGAAATTAACAAGTAATCCATCTAACGATGAAGAACCCTGTTGGTCACCCGATGGAGAAAAAATAGTTTACAGTTCCTTCTGTGATGGTAATTACGAAATTTTTGTTATAGATAAAGACGGTAATAATCTAAAGAGATTAACTTATAATTCTGTTAATGACTTTGTTCCTACATGGTCTCCAGATGGTAAAAAAATCGCATTTGTTTCCGATGGTATGCTTTATTTAATGGACCCTGATGGCAAAAACCAAGTGAAACTTACAGATAAAACCCAGTGTTATGCTGCTGATGTTATTTGGTCCCCTGATAGTAAAAAGATTGCATTTATTGATGTAGGAAATGCTTCAAACAATTATAATACTGATATCTACATTATTGACATAAGTGGTAAAAACTTAAAGAATGTTACCAATACCCCTGATTGGTATGAATCAGGTCTTTCTTGGCGACCGATGGTTAAGTAAAAAGTGGTAAAAATCCCACCTGTTTTTAGGTAATTTTCCCACTTCTTTGTAAAAAAATTATTGACAAATAAACCTAATGTGTGGTAATATTATTCATCATTTAAGTTAAAAGCAGGAGATGGAAAGATAAGAATAAGTGGAGATTACTATATAACGGCTTTCAAATAAATTTAGGCCACCAGTATAAATAGTAAGGGAAAAAGGAGGTGATTTAGAAAATGAAGAAGGTTATTATTTACTGGATGTTTGTTGTAATTCTTTGTGGTTGTGCTACAACAGGAACAAATGCGGCCAAACCTGATAGCAAATCGGGGATAAATGTTACTTCGACACCACCAGAATGTGGAGTAATTTTGTGTCAGGGGGATAGGAAAACTTTCTTGGGAACTACACCTTTAACTTTTAATCCCTCTATTTTTCTCAAGTCAGGTGAATTAGGATGGATTATAGTTTCTCATCGGGGGTATAAATCTGCATCGGTTCCCATTGGGCAAGAGATGAAACCAATCGAGATTACTTTAGATAGAAGGGAAGATACTTCCCTTGAAAGTGTTTCTCCAAAGCAAATTTCTATTTGTTTACTTCAAATTAGTGGATTTAGGGGTTCTAAAGCAGCGGAGCGCGATGATATTGAGATTGAAAATAGCAGAAAACTTCTATTAAATTACTTTCAAGAAGGAACTTTTTCACAAAAATATAAATTAGAAATATCAGAAGGGTCGCGTGAAATTCCAATAGAAAAATGTGAGTTACTAATTTCACAATTTGATATAGCATTAAAAGGACTCCTTCCAGAAGCAATGCCTTACTACTCTCGCCTTCCTGCTATTAAGGATAAGGAATCTCTTACTATACTTGCTGAAATGAGTAAAGCACAAGAAAGTGATGCAATTCTCTGTATTTATGGTGCAGCGTGTTTCAAACCAGCTGGTCAGAAGTTTGGAGAGGCTTTAATGTGGGGATCTATGGTAACATTGGCAGTAGTGGCAGCTGGAGAAGGATATACAGTTACTCCTCAACCAGGTCAACGCTACTTCTGGGAAGGGACGACTGATAAAGCTATCCCAAAGGATAGAGATGGTATTGCTCTAACAGCTGTAATTGTCAGGCCTGAAAATGGGGAGATACTTGCATTTGGGAAAGCATATCAACCAGGTAGATGTACTGACAAAAATGTTATCAAAGAAGTTACTGAAGATATTCTTCTGGTGATAAATCAAAATCTACTTAAATAATCAGAAGAGTATATAGATAAATCCAAAAATTAAAAGACTTCTGCAAAACAGGCTGATTTGTCATTGCGAGCGATAGCGAAGCAATCTCAACCCGTTGCAAATAAAGAGATTGCTTCGTCGCTGTGCTCCTCGCAATGACAGATTCCAGGCATTTTGCAGAACTCTAAAAAATTAACTATAAGGAGGAGAAAAAAATGAGAAAAGGAAATAAAAAGACACTGGTTAGTTTATTAGTTATACCACTATTATTCTTGTATGGTTGTGCTACGGTTCCAGTAATACCCCCTATGGCACTTGACCAGTCATATTTCCAAAAGACTCAAATACTTTTGATTAATTGTCAGGCATCAGAGTATGGTGGATTTCATACAGATGCACAAGGTGGAATAGTTGGTATGGTGGCTGATGCTACTCGAGCACAAAAATTGAAGGAGGCAATTAAACCAATAAATGCTACCTACATAAGGCACAAAGTTGTAAGTGATGTTAAAACTACTCTTGAACCTGTATTTGATAATATCAAATTAGCAGAGGGTACTACTAATCTCACTTTACAACCAGGAGAGCTTCTCTTAATTGTAAATGTTTCAGAATGGAAAATTAATCTTTCAACAGGTGCTTTTGGTCTGAAATTTGGTAATTACACAACCATGATGAAAGGAAAAGCTCAAATTACTAACGAAAAAGGAGAAGTAGTATTTCGAACAACTTTTGAGGTTAATACTGTACTTGGCGATACATTAGAAGGGTTAATTAAGGATGATGGTAAAGTAATTAAAGAGGCGATTAATGAGAATATCAACAAGATAATATCAGCCGTTACAGGAGCATTGAAAAGTACTGCACCTACTGAATTGTAGAAAAAAGCAGAAGAGAAAAGATAAAGAGAGTACTTATAAAGCAAAATAGGGGTCTGGAGTGAATAGGTTTGTGGCGGCGGTGAGCTTTGCAGGGAATAATTTAGATAAACTGCCAACGGGTTTACTTACTCCTTTCCAGATGGAATTTCTTGGCACAACTATTAAAAAGGTTGGTGACTACTACCAAAAAGGCGTGATGATTACTGGCAAAGAAAAGATATTTAGTGGTAAAGAGGTATCAGATGAAGAGCGGATAAGTTTAGCCGGGAATCTGTTAGGGGCGCATATCCAGAAAGCATTCGATAATGGTGTAGGAATAACCGATGCAGTAAGCAAAGGTCTGGCAGGATTTATTACTGATATGGTAGTAGATACCCCGAAAAATGTGGTTAAAGATGCATCTACGGTAACCAATTATGCCCTCCAGACATTAGCTAACCGGGCCATCAAGGCATATAGTTCGGTAGTTAAGACAGAGAGTGGTTATTATAGCGAGGTAGCAGGCAAGATTATTAAAGATGTAACCTTACCTCTGGACATATTAGAAAAGGGGATGGGGTTAAGTGGATGGGTGACAGTGCCAAGAATCTCCTCTATCACCAGCTTTTAGATACATTTGGCAAAGAGCCACAAATTACTAATCCGCAAATCCAAAATCCAGGCCAAAGCACAGAGACGTTCACTGGCGTAAATGAAGAAAACAATGAAAGATTCAAAGCAGACGCACAAAAGGTAATGGAGATAATAAAAGAGACAGTTGAAAAAGTGGGAGAACCTTTTAGAGATGCTAATCTTAATATTCCCTCAGAAACAGGCCAATCAATAGTAGTAGAAGCTGTTAAAAAGGCATTAGCGGAAGCAGGTTATTCCTTTCTTATACCTAGTGCTCTGTCGCTACTCAAGTGATTGATTGGCCGTTGTCCCCCGCTGGCGGGAGTCTTATCGTTACCCACAAGTCCAAATATAGTTAATTGACAATTATCAATTAGCCATTATCAATTCACAATTAATATTTGATGTTGACAAAATTAACAAATAATGGTCAATTGTTAATTGTAAATTGTCAATTGTTAATTATTGGGGGCTGCATTCTTCTATTTCAGATTTCATATTCCACCCCCTTAATCCCCCGCCAGCGGGGAACATCAATTGAGTAGCGACAGAGCACTAGCATAAAGGTTAAAATAGTGTATAGGGTTCTGCAAAATAGGATCTGGGAGAGACAACAAATAAATATTAAATATCAAATATCAAAATGCAAAATTATATCAATTTTAGTTAATTTCTGCCTCTTTAATAAGCCTTATATCTTAACGCCTATAGGTTAACAACCCCCTAACCCCCTTTATTAAGGGGGAATATTTGCTTCTTATTCGTGTGCATTCGTGTTGACAAAGAGGCAAAAACTTTATAGAATTGATATTACATATCAAATTTCAAAAAGAACTTCGAGAAAAGACTGTTAACGAAAGTAAGTTATGGCTTGCATTACTTTGTAATAGTAAACATGCTAAACCAGAGGAAGTAGCATGGTTTCTCAAAGAGTTGGAGGAATTTGGTAATATCTTTGCTTCAAGTATTTTAACGCTGAAAGGAAAGAGATAATTTTACATTTTGATATGTAATTTTTATATTTGCTTTTTGCATTTTGATCTTTGAAGGAAATTCCTTTTGGACACCAAATCTGCATAGATTTCACTATTAGAGTTATTTTCAGACACCACCAAAAATAAGGAGGTAAAAATGTCAAAAAAAGTGGTAATGATAATTGCAGGGATAAATTTCCGTGATGAGGAATACAAGGTGCCAAGAGCGATTTTAGAAAAGGCAGGAGTAGAAATCAAGGTCGCTTCTTCAGTAACGAAGCCTTGCCGTGGAGTGTTAGGAATGACAGTCACGCCGGATATGCTTATTAGCGAAATTAATGTTGGAGATTACGAGGCGATAATATTTGTTGGAGGAGGTGGGTCATCTGAATACTGGAATAATGAAACCGCCTTATCTATCGCCAGAGAGTGTATTAAGTTAGATAAGCTTTTATGTGCCATTTGTATTGCTCCGGTTACATTAGCTAATGCAGGAGTCCTGAACGGCAAAAAGGCAACCGTTTTTTCTTCAGAAATAGCCAGATTAAAAAATAAAGGCGTCAATTACACCGGTAGAGATGTCGAAATTGATGGCAAAATTATCACGGCAAACGGTCCTGCCGCCGCAGGTAAATTTGGTGAAGCAATCGCTAAGGCTTTAGAGTAATGGTAACCATTTAGGTAATCCTTTACCGCAGAAACGCAAGAGTTCACAGAGAGGAAAATATCTTTTTTTTTCGTGTTTTTCGCGTTTTTCGGCGTTTAAAAAGGCTTAAAAATAGGTAAGCGTTCAGGTGGTGTAACAAAAGGAGATGTGGAGATTAAGGAGATAGGGAGATATTATTAAAAAAATTGAAATTAATAGAAACTAATAGAAATTTATGGAAATTTGTTGTTTTCCACAATCAATTTCTACCTATTTCTATAAATTTCAATCTATTTCTATTATCTTATCTCCATATCACTCTTATCTCCTTATCCCCTTTCTTACACTTTTGATATATAGCCTGAACGGTTACAACGATTGATTGCGTGGAGATATAAAAATACCAACTTCATAATTCTTAAAGGAATTAATCATGAGAAAATGGATAATCGCTATCGACGGTCCTGCGGGTGCAGGAAAAAGCACGGTGGCAAAAATAGTCGCTAAAAAACTAAAAATTAAATATATAGATTCTGGGGCTATTTATCGCGCTATTACCTGGAAAGGATTAGAACAAAAGATTGATTTGAGTGATAAAGAGGCTGTAATTGAACTAACAAAGAAGATTAAGGTTGAGTTAAAATCAAAGAAAAGTGTCTTTGTTGATGGCAAAGAGGTAACCAGAGAAATTAGAAAACCTGTAATTGACCAGAATATCTCTCTTGTGGCGAAAAATGAAGGAGTAAGAACCCAGGTAGTGAAATTGCTTCAAGAATTAAGTGAAACAGGTGGCGTAATTATGGAAGGACGAGATATTACTACGGTTGTCTTACCCAATGCGGATGTTAAATTTTATCTCGATGCAAATGTTTTAACCAGAGCAAATAGAAGGTATAAAGAATTATTGGAAAAGGGTGAAACGGATATAAATTTTAATCAAATTCAACAAGACATCGAATATCGAGATATGCAGGATAAATCAAGAACTACTGGTCCATTAGTCAAAACCAATGATGCAATTTACCTTGATACCTCCAATCTAACGATAAATCAGGTTACCTCCGCTATTATCAGAAGGATACGAGATATTCAAAGATTTAATCACCAGAATAAATTATATTTAATGATATATCTAATCGAAAGGATACTTTTTAGAATATTATTTAATTTTAAAGTAACCGGGCAAGAAAATATCCCATTAACTGGTGGGGTATTAATTGCCGCAAATCATCAAAGCTACGCTGACCCACCGGTGATAGGTGCGGCGTTACCAAGAGAGGCATATTTTATGGCAAAACAAGAACTATTTAATTATACCTACCTTCGCTGGCTTATCAGTAAGTTAAATTCCTTCCCGGTTAACCAGACAACAGTCACTGCACAAACATTTAAAAAAACCATAAGTTTATTGGAACAAGGATATGGAGTTGTGATATTCCCTGAGGGACAACGAAGTTTTGATGGTAAATTACAATCAGCAAAACCAGGGATAGGGCTGATTCTATGTAAGGCGATTGAGAAATGTCCCCAGGTTAAACTTATTCCTGCAAAAATATTGGGCACGGATAAGGTCTTACCGCGAGGGTCAAACAAGATTAACTTTTGCAATATTGAGGTAAGATTTGGAAAACCAATTGATATAAATCAATTTACTCATCTTTCTTCTAAAGAAAAATATCAGGCAATTGCGGATACGATTATGGAAAAGATAGATAACCTCTAACTCAATAAGCATCTGTGATTCAGACAGAAGTCTACAAATATATCACTCCTAACGGAGTTTATAAAATATATTCAGCCCTGTAAGGGCGAGATGTTTATAGATTTATCGTCTCAACATCAAATTAGCTCCGTAGGAGCGATATGTTTATTGAGAAAGTTATAGATATTTTCGTGCAAAAGTTTGTTGGCAAATTTTCAGAGGAAAAAAATGGAGATAATCAAAGTAAAAGATGCCGGATTTTGTTTTGGGGTAAAAAGGGCAATAGATTTAGCTCTGGAAGCGGCTAAAAACGAAAAAAATCATGTCTATACATTAGGTCCGCTGATTCATAATCCCCAGGTGTGTGAAGAATTAAGGAAACAAGGGATAATTGAGGCTAAATCATTAGATGAGATAAAATCAGGCGTGGTTATCCTTCGTTCTCACGGCGTCCCACCTAAATTATACCAGGAAATATCCAATGCCGGGCTTAAAATAGTGGATGCGGTTTGCCCGAGTGTGAAAAAAGTCCAGGAAATAGTGCTTAAGCTAAAAGAAGAAGGTTATAAGGTAGTTGTTGTTGGAGAAAAAAATCATCCAGAGGTAATGAGTATCGTTGGAACTTTAGAAGGTGAAACGATTGTTGTCGAAAACCCTCAAGAGGCAAAAAAACTTAAAATAAGGCGTAAAATAGGCGTTATTGCCCAAACAACACAAACTATTGGTAATTTTAAAAAGGTAGTTGAAATACTTTTAGATAAGTCCAGGGAATTAAAGATAAATAATACCATTTGTAAGGCAGTAGAAAATATTCAGAAAAGCTCCTTGAATGTGGCAAAACAAGTAGATTTAATGTTAGTTGTTGGCGGTAAAAATAGCGCCAATACAACTCGCCTTTTCCAACTGTGTAAAAATAAGACAAAATTCGCCTATCACATTGAAACACCAGATGAAATAGCCCCGAAATGGTTAAAAGGGATAGAAAAAATTGGTGTTACAGGCGGCACATCTACCGCCAATTGGCTTATTGACCAGGTAATAGAGAGATTAAAGTATATGGAGTAGTTCACTTCTATTAGATTCTCCTGAAAATATGGAAGTAGAAAGTAGAGAGTAGAGAGTAGAAAGTAAAGAAAACATCACTCCTCACACTTATCTTCCCATCTCCCACCTTCTATCTCCTACCACTATTTTCATTCTCATTTGTGAACCAACGGTTCATGACCGTTCTCCTGAAAATAATCCGCAGATTTCGCAGAGGACACAGATTTTTATTTTTTTATCTCCCCGCTGGCGGGAGATTGAGAGGTTAGGGGATTCTTTTATTCCCGAATCCCGAGCCCCTTAATTTTCATCGTCATTTGTGAGTCGTAGACTCATGAGCGTTCTCCTAAAAATCAGGCTCTCATTTCTTTCTCAATATCCAAGTTCCTTTAGCATCCCCAGATTATCCTTCCATTTCTTTTTTGGTTTAATCCAGAGTTGAAGAAATACCCCCCGGTTAAGAAATACCTCTATTTCTTTTCGAGCTCGCTCCCCTACCTTTTTTAACTTCTCACCCTTTTTGCCAATTAAAATTATCTTCTGTGATGCTCTTTCTACATAAATTACAGCCCGGATGTAATCTTTTTTTCCTTCTCTTTCTTTAAACTCCTCAATAACAACCGTTGTTGAATAAGGAATTTCCTGTCCATATTCCTCAAATATCTTTTCCCGAATTATCTCACTCACAAAAAATTTCTCAGGTTGGTCGGTTAAAATGTCTGTTGGGTAATAAGGTGGGTTTTTAGGTAGATATTTCATAATACACTCAAGTAACTCTCCAGTTCCGTCTTTTTTAATCGCAGAAATAGGCATTATCTCTTTAAAATCATAAACTTTTTGCACAGAGTCAATTAGTGGCAAAAGCGACTCTTTTGAAACTAAATCAATTTTATTGATAACCAGAATTGTGTCTTTTTTATAATCAAGGAATTCAAGTTCAGGTTGCTCCTGGGGTTCTATCATAAGTATAACTAAATCAGCATCTTGTAAGGCTAAATGTAGGGTTTTGTTCATTAATTCGTGGAGTTTATACTTAGGTTCTAATATCAACCCAGGTGTATCCAAAAATATAATCTGGTAGTTTTTATCATTGAGAATACCCAGTATTTTATGTCTTGTGGTTTGAGGTTTTGGGGTAACCGCAGACAACTTTTCGCCTAAAAATAGGTTAAGCAAGGTTGATTTTCCAACATTAGGTTTTCCAACAATAGATACATAGCCACAATGGAATACATTTTTTTCTTTCATATCAATGTTATATCCGCTAAATTCTTGTAGCCGTTCACCGCAGAGACAAAAGAGTTCGCAGAGAAAAACACACCCCTACCCTCTCTCAAGAGGGGAAAATCTATTCACCAGAGACAGAAATTTCCTTTTTTTGTGCATTTTGGGTCTTTCGTTGTTTATTAATCTTTTAATACTTACTTTTGACTAACTGTTTTTAAGTCTTTTTAAACACCGAAAAACGCGAAAAACACGAAAAAAAAGATATTTTCCTCTCTGTGAACTCTTGCGTCTCTGCGGTAAAAGATTACCTCAACGGTCATCCTGAAACTTATTATATCGTAAAACATCCCGTGTGTCAACTAAAAAATATCCCTTACCATAACCACTTCAACCTGATTACGGACACGGAAAACGGACACGATTTACGAATTTTCAGTGTTTTCATCCGTGTCCATCTGTGGCTGAATAGTTACATTTTTTTCTATTTTCTAACGCTGGAATAAAATTATTTATTGACATAAAAAGAAAAATATTGTAATATATTATAGAAGTAGAGAGATAAATGCGCCCGTAGCTCAGATGGACAGAGCGGTGGACTTCGAATCCAAAGGTCGGAGGTTCGACTCCTCTCGGGCGTGCCAGAAGCGCCTGTAGCTCAGATGGATAGAGCGTCGGACTCCGGATCCGAGTGGGGAGGTTCGAGTCCTCTCAGGCGCACTAAATTCGGTAACTGGCAAATGATGAGTGGTGATTAGTTACCAATTACCATTTACTAATTACCAATCATTGGGTCGTTAGCTCAATCAGGCAGAGCAGGGGCCTCTTAAGCCCAAGGTTATAGGTTCGATTCCTATACGGCCCACCAACTGGTAACTGGTAACTGGTAATTGGTAACTGGTGATTGGTAACTAATTACCATTCACCACTTACCATTTACCAAAAATAAGGAGGTTTTTAATGTACGCTATTGTTGAAACAGGTGGAAAACAATATAAGGTAAAGGAAGGAACTACTATTACTGTAGAAAAGATTGAGAGCCCAATAGGTGAAGAAGTAACATTAGAAAGGGTCTTAATGATTTCTAATGGTGATGATGTGATAGTGGGGAATCCTGTAGTAGATTGTGCCAGGGTTATTACACAGGTAGTAGCTCAGACAAGAGGCGAAAAAATTACAATTATGAAGTTTAGACGACGAAAACATTATAGACGGAAAATGGGGCATCGGCAAGATTATACACAATTACTGATTAAAACTATTGAAAGATAAAGTTAAGACAATTTTTTTAGATGAGGTTAGAAAAAATGGCAGAAGATTATTTTAAAGAAATAAAACAAATGTTAAAAGAAATTGCTCAAGGTCATAAAGAGTTTGAGGAAGAACAAAGAAAGACAGATGAAAAAATCCGTAAGGTAGGTGAAGAAATCGAAATATCTTCGAAAAAGACAGATGAAAAAATCCGTAAGGTAGGTGAAGAAATCGAAAGACTTACGAAAAGAACAGATGCGGAAATCCGTAAGACAGGTCAGGAAATTGAAAGACTTATGAAAAGAACAGATGCGGAAATCCGTAAGGTTAATAAATCAGTAGCAGGAATAAGTGATGGTTTTGGTAGAATGACTGAAGGATTCGCACTTGCTTCTATAGAAGAAGTATTCAAGAAACTTGGAATANNNNNNNNNNNNNNNNNNNNNNNNNNNNNNNNNNNNNNNNNNNNNNNNNNNNNNNNNNNNNNNNNNNNNNNNNNNNNNNNNNNNNNNNNNNNNNNNNNNNGAAAAGAACAGATGCGGAAATCCGTAAGGTTAATAAATCAGTAGCAGGAATAAGTGATGGTTTTGGTAGAATGACTGAAGGATTCGCACTTGCTTCTATAGAAGAAGTATTCAAGAAACTTGGAATACATATTAATAAGACCCTTCCAAGAGTCAGAAGTAGAAGAAATGGTGACCATCTGGAAATAGACTTACTTAATGTAGCTAAAAGTGATAAGAAAGAGATGGTTATTATTGTAGAAGTGAAGAGTTATCTCCGAACCGAGGATGTCAATGATTTTTTAAATGATATATCAAAGTTTTATGATTTTTTTGAAGAGTATAGAGATAAAGAGATAATAGGTGTGATTGCCTTTATGAATTATGCAACAGGGGCAAAGGAATATGCAGAAAAAAGAGGATTCTATCTCCTATTTTGTTCAGAGGATTTAATGAAAATGGTAAATAAAAAAGGTTTTACACCACAGGTGTGGAGTTACAATTAAAGTATAATGGTAATAGTAACTGTTACTCGCAATCCAGAGGGAAAAATTGTAGGATTTAGTGGAACAGGACATGCAGATTTTGCTAAAGCAGGTGAAGATATAGTATGTGCGGCAGTATCTGCCCTCCTGCAAAGCACAATTAAAGGACTACAAGAATATGTAGGCATAAATTTAGAAATAAGTAAAGAAAAGGGCTCCCTTGAAGTCAGGATAAAAAAAATAGAGCAAAAGTTTCTTCAATTGCCAACAGATGCTATCTTAGAAACTCTTGTATTAGGATTAAAAGCAATTGAAAAAGAGTATAGAAAGTATATGAAATTGATAGAAAGGAGAAAATAAAAATGAATGAAACCTTAATGATACAATTATTGATAACTCTATTAATAATTGGGACTATCCTTAATTTCTTATTACCTTTATCCGTGGCTTATTTAGCCAGTGTAGTAAAAAGAAGATTTGGGAAAGACTATACGGATAAATATACCGAAGCCGCAGAAATAGGTGTGATGGGTTCTGAACAGTATTTTTCTACTTCAACCAGTGAGGTTACCCATAAAGATAAAAAAGATTTAGCGGTGGATATAGCTAAAAAGATATTAGCCAAAGATGGTATTATAATTAAATCACGAGAAGATGAGGATTTACTCTCAGATGTTGTTGAATCCGTTGTTTTTATGCTAAATGGTAATAAGGAAACAAAAGAACAAGGAAATGAGTCCTAACTTATTTCCCTGTTAACTATTGCAGGAGGTATGAAATGGCACATAAAAAAGGAATGGGGAGTTGTAAAAATGGCCGTGATAGTGCGGGAAGAAGATTAGGTGTAAAACGCTCTACCGGTGAATTTGTTAATGGCGGAACAATTATTGTCAGACAACGCGGCACAAAATTCCTTCCAGGACGAAATGTAGGTCGCGGTGGAGATGATACTTTATTTGCTAAAACAACCGGGCAGGTAAAATTCCATTCGCAAAATGGTAAAAAATTAGTCAGTATTATTCCCTCGTAGGAGGAAAAGAAGTAGAGAGTAGAAAGTAGAGAGTAGAGAGAAATAATAAGATATTGTCTTTCTACTTTCTACTTTCTACTTTCTACTTACTCTATATTATGTTTGTTGACCACGCACAAATAACCGTTCAAGCAGGTAATGGCGGGAATGGTTGTATAAGTTTTCGACGAGAAAAATATATCCCTTTCGGCGGTCCTGATGGTGGTGATGGCGGAAGGGGAGGAAATGTTGTTTTATCTGCAAATGAAGGATTAGTTACCTTGCTTGATATTCAAAAAAAACGATTCTTCAAAGCCCCAAAAGGAGCTCATGGCAAAGGTAGTAATTGCACCGGGAAAGATGGTGAGGATTGTATCATCCTTGTTCCTATCGGTACACAAATCTTTGATGCTAAGACTAATGCTCTCTTAGGTGACCTGATTTCTCATCAGCAAAAGGTAATTGTGGCTTATGGTGGTAGAGGTGGAAAGGGAAATACTCATTTTGCCACCTCGATAAATCAAGCCCCAAGAATTGCTCAGGAAGGTAAAGAAGGCGAAAAAAGAATATTAAATTTAGAGTTAAAATTAATCGCCCAGGTAGGATTAATAGGCTACCCAAATGTCGGTAAATCCACTCTTCTTTCTAAAATCTCTAAGGCTACACCCAAAATCGCCGATTATCCATTTACTACCTTGACCCCTAATTTAGGAATGACTAAATTAAGTGAGTTTGTCTCCATAATTGTTGCTGATATTCCTGGTTTAATCAAGGATGCCCATAAAGGGGTTGGACTGGGCCACAGATTCTTACGACATATTGAACGAACTAACCTTTTAGTTCATATCTTAGATATTTCCCAGAACCCAATCTCTCAATATAATATTTTAAATGAAGAATTAAAACTATATAAAATCAAAGATTTAATTCAAAAAAAACAGATTGTTGTTATAAATAAAATGGATATTAGTGGCTCTGCAGAAAAGTTTAAAGAAATTAAACCATATTTTACTTCATCAGGGATTCAACCTATACCTATTTCTGCCTTAACTGGACAGGGA
Protein-coding sequences here:
- the cmk gene encoding (d)CMP kinase, which encodes MRKWIIAIDGPAGAGKSTVAKIVAKKLKIKYIDSGAIYRAITWKGLEQKIDLSDKEAVIELTKKIKVELKSKKSVFVDGKEVTREIRKPVIDQNISLVAKNEGVRTQVVKLLQELSETGGVIMEGRDITTVVLPNADVKFYLDANVLTRANRRYKELLEKGETDINFNQIQQDIEYRDMQDKSRTTGPLVKTNDAIYLDTSNLTINQVTSAIIRRIRDIQRFNHQNKLYLMIYLIERILFRILFNFKVTGQENIPLTGGVLIAANHQSYADPPVIGAALPREAYFMAKQELFNYTYLRWLISKLNSFPVNQTTVTAQTFKKTISLLEQGYGVVIFPEGQRSFDGKLQSAKPGIGLILCKAIEKCPQVKLIPAKILGTDKVLPRGSNKINFCNIEVRFGKPIDINQFTHLSSKEKYQAIADTIMEKIDNL
- a CDS encoding phage holin, LLH family: MNETLMIQLLITLLIIGTILNFLLPLSVAYLASVVKRRFGKDYTDKYTEAAEIGVMGSEQYFSTSTSEVTHKDKKDLAVDIAKKILAKDGIIIKSREDEDLLSDVVESVVFMLNGNKETKEQGNES
- a CDS encoding ribosomal-processing cysteine protease Prp; this encodes MVIVTVTRNPEGKIVGFSGTGHADFAKAGEDIVCAAVSALLQSTIKGLQEYVGINLEISKEKGSLEVRIKKIEQKFLQLPTDAILETLVLGLKAIEKEYRKYMKLIERRK
- the era gene encoding GTPase Era — its product is MKEKNVFHCGYVSIVGKPNVGKSTLLNLFLGEKLSAVTPKPQTTRHKILGILNDKNYQIIFLDTPGLILEPKYKLHELMNKTLHLALQDADLVILMIEPQEQPELEFLDYKKDTILVINKIDLVSKESLLPLIDSVQKVYDFKEIMPISAIKKDGTGELLECIMKYLPKNPPYYPTDILTDQPEKFFVSEIIREKIFEEYGQEIPYSTTVVIEEFKEREGKKDYIRAVIYVERASQKIILIGKKGEKLKKVGERARKEIEVFLNRGVFLQLWIKPKKKWKDNLGMLKELGY
- the rpmA gene encoding 50S ribosomal protein L27 encodes the protein MAHKKGMGSCKNGRDSAGRRLGVKRSTGEFVNGGTIIVRQRGTKFLPGRNVGRGGDDTLFAKTTGQVKFHSQNGKKLVSIIPS
- the obgE gene encoding GTPase ObgE: MSFYFLLSTFYLLYIMFVDHAQITVQAGNGGNGCISFRREKYIPFGGPDGGDGGRGGNVVLSANEGLVTLLDIQKKRFFKAPKGAHGKGSNCTGKDGEDCIILVPIGTQIFDAKTNALLGDLISHQQKVIVAYGGRGGKGNTHFATSINQAPRIAQEGKEGEKRILNLELKLIAQVGLIGYPNVGKSTLLSKISKATPKIADYPFTTLTPNLGMTKLSEFVSIIVADIPGLIKDAHKGVGLGHRFLRHIERTNLLVHILDISQNPISQYNILNEELKLYKIKDLIQKKQIVVINKMDISGSAEKFKEIKPYFTSSGIQPIPISALTGQGIDELLIAIQKNENNLIQSQTNCG
- the rplU gene encoding 50S ribosomal protein L21, with translation MYAIVETGGKQYKVKEGTTITVEKIESPIGEEVTLERVLMISNGDDVIVGNPVVDCARVITQVVAQTRGEKITIMKFRRRKHYRRKMGHRQDYTQLLIKTIER
- a CDS encoding DJ-1/PfpI family protein — protein: MSKKVVMIIAGINFRDEEYKVPRAILEKAGVEIKVASSVTKPCRGVLGMTVTPDMLISEINVGDYEAIIFVGGGGSSEYWNNETALSIARECIKLDKLLCAICIAPVTLANAGVLNGKKATVFSSEIARLKNKGVNYTGRDVEIDGKIITANGPAAAGKFGEAIAKALE
- a CDS encoding 4-hydroxy-3-methylbut-2-enyl diphosphate reductase produces the protein MEIIKVKDAGFCFGVKRAIDLALEAAKNEKNHVYTLGPLIHNPQVCEELRKQGIIEAKSLDEIKSGVVILRSHGVPPKLYQEISNAGLKIVDAVCPSVKKVQEIVLKLKEEGYKVVVVGEKNHPEVMSIVGTLEGETIVVENPQEAKKLKIRRKIGVIAQTTQTIGNFKKVVEILLDKSRELKINNTICKAVENIQKSSLNVAKQVDLMLVVGGKNSANTTRLFQLCKNKTKFAYHIETPDEIAPKWLKGIEKIGVTGGTSTANWLIDQVIERLKYME